From a region of the Actinomycetota bacterium genome:
- a CDS encoding nucleotidyl transferase AbiEii/AbiGii toxin family protein translates to MTPAEGVPYVSARDFERALTDRIANVAASSPHGVAELRRQFAYGRLLARLFIRQPERWVLKGATGLLARLPLRARHSIDVDLYYEGEIDAALAALRDATEADLGDFFTFDVERGASLGRETAGIQVRVTAYLGDKVFETFRVDVVADRTMTAEPDLIPPIEPVEIPGLRNAVYRAHPIPDQIADKHAAMIGTYAGRPSTRYRDLVDLVLIATTQTVSATALHAALVSEHRRRGMTPCLPFSLPSDEWQQGYRKIATTVPGFAVLDATEATEIVSRLVDPVIAGLTRGTWDPDGLKWGSP, encoded by the coding sequence ATGACTCCAGCCGAGGGCGTCCCCTATGTGTCGGCGAGGGATTTCGAACGTGCACTGACCGATCGGATCGCCAACGTCGCGGCCTCATCGCCCCACGGGGTCGCCGAACTTCGCCGCCAGTTCGCCTACGGACGTCTGCTGGCGAGGCTGTTCATCCGGCAGCCGGAGCGGTGGGTGTTGAAAGGAGCCACCGGTCTGCTTGCCCGTCTACCTCTCCGAGCGCGTCACAGCATCGACGTCGACCTGTACTACGAGGGCGAGATCGACGCGGCGCTTGCTGCGTTGCGCGACGCGACGGAGGCCGATCTTGGCGACTTCTTCACCTTCGACGTCGAACGCGGAGCGAGTCTCGGCAGAGAGACGGCCGGGATCCAAGTTCGAGTGACCGCCTACCTCGGGGACAAGGTCTTCGAGACGTTCAGAGTCGATGTGGTCGCGGATCGCACCATGACGGCTGAGCCCGATCTGATCCCACCAATCGAGCCGGTCGAGATACCTGGACTGCGCAACGCTGTGTACCGCGCTCACCCCATCCCGGACCAGATTGCCGACAAGCATGCGGCAATGATCGGTACTTACGCCGGTCGGCCCAGTACCCGCTACCGCGACCTTGTCGATCTCGTGCTGATCGCGACCACCCAGACTGTCTCGGCTACCGCCCTCCATGCGGCTCTGGTCAGTGAGCATCGCCGCCGGGGCATGACCCCGTGCCTGCCGTTCTCGCTACCATCGGACGAGTGGCAGCAGGGCTACCGGAAGATCGCAACCACCGTTCCCGGCTTCGCAGTCCTCGACGCTACCGAGGCCACCGAGATCGTGAGCCGCCTCGTCGACCCGGTGATCGCCGGACTGACCAGGGGAACCTGGGATCCTGATGGCCTGAAGTGGGGGTCGCCGTGA
- a CDS encoding DUF3024 domain-containing protein: MPEIDLVRIRRWVDARNANLPERARGLVRYELDVTDRTVTILECRPPWQSDYGPEWTRFPVARLRYTKTRSEWLLYWRDRNLKFHKYDPVPPTPHVDRLIAEIESDPTAIFWG; this comes from the coding sequence ATCCCCGAGATCGATCTCGTTCGGATCCGACGGTGGGTCGATGCCCGCAACGCCAACCTACCTGAGCGCGCTCGTGGCCTCGTTCGTTATGAACTCGACGTGACCGACCGAACCGTCACCATCTTGGAATGCCGTCCACCGTGGCAATCCGACTACGGGCCGGAGTGGACCCGGTTCCCCGTTGCCCGACTCCGCTACACGAAGACGAGAAGCGAATGGCTGCTCTACTGGCGAGATCGGAACCTCAAGTTCCACAAGTACGATCCGGTGCCGCCGACCCCTCACGTGGACCGCCTCATTGCCGAGATCGAGAGCGACCCGACCGCCATCTTCTGGGGATGA
- a CDS encoding class I SAM-dependent methyltransferase has translation MVVRVEDTGGLGTVEVEIAAGGGPVTPASRVMARAVGRCRDLLVGVGIDWGTGTGLLSIAAARIPAVTSIIAIERDPEAVANARRNVARNGVADRVTVVRADHFTPYDPGDRDLLERLVGGVDFLVANPPASDDGDGLEWRRRVLDGARPFLKPGAVVLLQVSSHYGEERIKGLADVGGYRFVETVERSSWVPFDLSREDLRRALDVYVAEERRGGRPYEFHLADGSVIDARQVAAGVGPPLTSWQAHRFERTG, from the coding sequence ATGGTCGTGCGTGTCGAGGATACGGGAGGTCTGGGAACCGTCGAGGTGGAGATCGCCGCCGGCGGGGGACCGGTCACGCCGGCGAGCAGGGTGATGGCACGGGCGGTGGGCCGCTGTCGGGATCTCCTTGTCGGCGTCGGCATCGACTGGGGCACGGGTACCGGGCTCCTCTCCATCGCCGCGGCCCGTATCCCCGCGGTGACGTCGATCATCGCCATCGAACGGGATCCCGAGGCGGTGGCGAACGCTCGCCGCAACGTCGCCCGCAACGGTGTTGCCGACCGAGTCACCGTCGTTCGGGCCGACCACTTCACTCCCTACGACCCAGGCGACCGGGATCTGCTCGAGCGGCTGGTCGGCGGTGTCGACTTCCTCGTTGCCAACCCGCCGGCTTCCGACGACGGGGACGGGCTGGAGTGGCGGCGCCGGGTCCTCGACGGCGCCCGGCCGTTTCTGAAACCCGGCGCGGTTGTTCTTCTTCAGGTGTCGTCCCACTACGGAGAGGAGCGGATCAAGGGCCTTGCCGACGTCGGCGGCTACCGGTTCGTCGAGACGGTGGAACGCTCCTCGTGGGTGCCGTTCGACCTCTCCCGTGAAGATCTGCGCCGGGCTCTCGACGTCTACGTCGCAGAAGAGCGCCGGGGTGGCCGCCCTTACGAGTTCCATCTTGCCGACGGGTCCGTGATCGACGCCCGACAGGTCGCCGCCGGGGTGGGCCCTCCACTCACGAGCTGGCAGGCCCACCGTTTCGAACGTACCGGCTGA
- a CDS encoding SDR family NAD(P)-dependent oxidoreductase, whose protein sequence is MKDFSGKVVALTGAASGIGRALAVRLGEEGADLALGDVDEAGLNETAKLVDRSPKVTTHVVDVGDRHAVEAFALAVERRHGGVDVIVNNAGVGCVATVEDATYEDFDWVIGVNLWGVIHGVKAFLPLLRKRPEAHIVNVASVNSFLPFPTSGPYNISKSGVEALSETLMEELSDTNVSVSCVYPGGVKTNISRNARHTSDEENVEFERRAMATPDQAARRIIRGIKKDRKRIVVGVDAKLMVIARRLSPLGTLRLVTWGWRRTLKGRSGHPTP, encoded by the coding sequence ATGAAGGACTTCTCGGGCAAGGTGGTGGCTCTCACAGGTGCCGCGTCGGGGATCGGGCGGGCTCTGGCGGTCCGACTGGGAGAAGAGGGCGCAGATCTCGCGCTCGGCGACGTCGACGAGGCGGGGCTGAATGAGACCGCCAAACTCGTCGATCGCAGTCCCAAAGTGACGACCCACGTCGTCGACGTCGGCGATCGGCATGCTGTCGAGGCATTCGCCCTCGCCGTCGAACGTCGGCACGGTGGTGTCGACGTCATCGTCAACAATGCGGGTGTGGGCTGCGTGGCAACCGTCGAGGACGCGACCTACGAGGACTTCGACTGGGTCATCGGTGTCAACCTCTGGGGCGTGATCCATGGTGTCAAGGCGTTCCTTCCTCTCTTAAGGAAGAGGCCGGAAGCGCACATCGTCAACGTGGCGAGTGTCAACTCATTCCTTCCCTTTCCGACCAGCGGTCCCTACAACATCTCGAAGTCCGGCGTGGAGGCCTTGTCGGAAACCCTGATGGAGGAGCTGTCGGATACGAACGTCTCCGTCAGCTGTGTGTACCCGGGGGGTGTCAAGACCAACATCTCGCGTAACGCCCGCCACACGAGTGACGAGGAGAACGTCGAGTTCGAACGCCGGGCGATGGCCACTCCCGACCAGGCCGCTCGGCGCATCATTCGTGGTATCAAGAAGGACAGGAAACGAATCGTCGTCGGGGTCGACGCGAAACTCATGGTGATCGCCAGGCGCCTCAGCCCCCTGGGAACGCTCCGACTGGTGACGTGGGGGTGGCGCCGGACCCTGAAAGGGCGGTCAGGCCATCCGACACCATGA
- a CDS encoding zinc-binding dehydrogenase translates to MGYRRVVITEFGGPDVLEVVEEAVLPEPGPGEVRVKVQATSACFTDTMVRKGVYYGLKQKPPFSPGYDLVGVVDKLGEDVTKFEVGEAVADLTVWGAYAEYICRSERSLVPVPAGLDPSEAVSLVLSYVTAHQMLHRSAHMQRGQSILVHAAGGAVGTALLQLGRLAGLQMYGTASEPKHDLVAELGATPIDYRSEDFVARVRALTGQGVDAVFDAIGGDNFKRSLASLGPGGKLVAYGFYDSAMGRGGSVPLEFMRVVLWNFLPNRRSTAFYQIGALRKKHPDWFREDLTALFDLLVQGKIRPVIAKRMELEEAAQAHRLVEQAAVQGRIVLVVDAN, encoded by the coding sequence ATGGGCTACAGGCGGGTCGTGATCACCGAGTTCGGCGGACCGGACGTCCTCGAGGTTGTTGAAGAAGCTGTCCTCCCCGAGCCGGGTCCGGGTGAGGTGCGCGTGAAGGTGCAGGCGACCAGCGCCTGTTTCACCGACACGATGGTTCGCAAGGGCGTCTACTACGGCCTGAAGCAGAAACCGCCGTTCTCTCCGGGCTATGACCTGGTCGGCGTGGTGGACAAGCTGGGTGAGGATGTCACCAAGTTCGAGGTCGGGGAAGCGGTGGCCGATCTTACGGTCTGGGGTGCCTACGCAGAATACATCTGTCGATCGGAGCGATCTCTGGTTCCCGTGCCCGCCGGATTGGATCCGAGCGAAGCGGTCAGTCTCGTGTTGTCGTACGTCACGGCCCACCAAATGTTGCATCGTTCGGCACACATGCAGCGCGGGCAGAGCATCCTGGTTCACGCCGCCGGCGGGGCAGTCGGCACGGCGTTGCTCCAACTGGGAAGACTGGCGGGTTTGCAGATGTACGGGACGGCCTCGGAACCCAAGCACGACTTGGTCGCCGAGCTGGGGGCAACCCCTATCGACTATCGGAGTGAAGACTTCGTTGCCCGCGTCCGGGCGTTGACCGGTCAGGGTGTGGACGCTGTCTTCGATGCCATCGGCGGAGACAACTTCAAGCGGTCCCTCGCGTCACTCGGGCCAGGCGGCAAGCTCGTCGCCTACGGTTTCTACGACAGTGCCATGGGCAGAGGCGGCAGCGTCCCTCTCGAGTTCATGCGGGTTGTGTTGTGGAACTTCCTCCCGAACCGCCGCTCGACGGCTTTCTACCAGATCGGTGCGCTGCGCAAGAAACACCCGGACTGGTTCCGCGAGGACCTGACCGCGCTCTTCGACCTGTTGGTGCAGGGCAAGATCAGACCGGTCATCGCGAAACGGATGGAGCTGGAGGAGGCCGCGCAGGCGCACCGACTCGTCGAGCAGGCCGCCGTGCAGGGCAGGATCGTGCTGGTCGTCGACGCAAATTGA
- a CDS encoding TetR/AcrR family transcriptional regulator — protein sequence MATVDTRDAIVDAALELFNKDTVAAVSTNRIAQEIGISPGNLYYHYRNKEEIVRTLFDRMVDDWDTVWQLPPGRAPTASDLVQTLERTFELHRRYRFFQRELLALLARDPQLRDRYRAVYRRRLEEFTVFAESLAAAGVIRSSIQPWFTGLLEGLWIIGEHWMGHLEIVGDPNDPEQVRHGVQIVLAVLGPHLSDEFLGDCSRQGPHS from the coding sequence ATGGCAACGGTCGACACACGAGATGCGATCGTCGATGCGGCACTCGAGCTGTTCAACAAGGACACGGTGGCCGCGGTCTCGACAAACCGCATCGCCCAGGAAATCGGGATCAGCCCCGGCAACCTCTACTACCACTACCGCAACAAGGAAGAGATCGTCCGCACCCTCTTCGACCGCATGGTCGACGATTGGGACACGGTGTGGCAGCTCCCGCCAGGACGGGCTCCCACCGCGAGCGATCTCGTCCAAACCCTCGAGCGGACATTCGAGCTGCACCGGCGTTACCGGTTCTTCCAGCGGGAACTCCTCGCATTGTTGGCCCGAGACCCACAGCTGCGGGATCGGTACCGCGCCGTGTACCGCCGGCGCCTCGAAGAGTTCACCGTGTTTGCCGAATCGCTCGCCGCTGCAGGGGTGATCCGCTCTTCGATACAACCGTGGTTCACCGGACTGCTCGAGGGTCTCTGGATCATCGGCGAACACTGGATGGGGCACCTCGAGATCGTCGGGGACCCAAACGATCCCGAACAGGTTCGCCACGGTGTCCAGATCGTACTCGCCGTGTTGGGCCCGCATCTGAGCGACGAGTTCCTCGGCGACTGCAGCAGGCAAGGACCACATTCCTGA